A genomic region of Microtus ochrogaster isolate Prairie Vole_2 unplaced genomic scaffold, MicOch1.0 UNK73, whole genome shotgun sequence contains the following coding sequences:
- the LOC101993407 gene encoding olfactory receptor 51M1-like, translating to MVLSNVTHFSPMFYLSSFPGLEAFKHWIFIPFFLMYLVAISGNCLILMIIKRSPRLHTPMYHLLSLLALTDLGLSVSTLPTTVGIFWFNYHNIYFGACQIQMFCIHSFSFMESAVLLAMSFDRFVAICHPLRYSVIITGKRVIRAGLCIILRGPVALIPIVLLLKAFPYCEPLVLSHSFCLHQEVIHLACVDTTFNNLYGLSLVVFTVMTDLVFIALSYGFILHTVAGLASQEEQIRAFQTCTSHLCAVLVFFVPMAGLSLVHRFGKHAPPAVHLLMANIYLFVPPMLNPVIYSIKTREIRREITKLVGFRKDNSEPWV from the coding sequence ATGGTCCTGTCCAATGTTACTCACTTCAGCCCCATGTTCTACCTTAGTAGCTTTCCTGGTTTGGAAGCCTTTAAACACTGGATTTTCATCCCCTTTTTCTTGATGTACCTGGTGGCCATCTCTGGCAATTGTCTCATTCTGATGATTATCAAGAGAAGCCCTCGTCTGCACACGCCCATGTACCATCTGCTCTCCTTGCTGGCGCTCACTGACCTGGGGCTGTCAGTGTCTACCTTGCCCACCACAGTGGGTATATTTTGGTTCAATTACCATAACATTTATTTTGGAGCCTGCCAAATCCAGATGTTCTGCATCCACTCTTTTTCCTTCATGGAATCTGCAGTGCTCCTTGCTATGTCCTTTGATCGTTTTGTGGCAATCTGCCATCCGCTGAGGTATTCAGTCATCATCACTGGTAAGAGAGTGATCAGGGCAGGCCTATGCATTATTCTCAGGGGCCCTGTAGCCCTTATCCCAATTGTTCTCCTCCTGAAGGCTTTTCCCTATTGTGAACCTCTTGTCCTTTCCCACTCATTTTGTCTACACCAGGAAGTGATACACCTGGCATGCGTAGACACCACCTTCAACAACCTGTATGGACTGTCACTGGTAGTGTTTACCGTGATGACGGACCTGGTGTTCATTGCACTGTCCTATGGCTTCATCCTGCACACTGTGGCAGGACTGGCGTCCCAAGAGGAGCAGATCCGAGCCTTCCAAACATGTACTTCACATCTCTGTGCTGTGCTTGTGTTCTTTGTGCCCATGGCAGGGCTGTCGCTAGTGCACCGCTTTGGGAAACATGCACCACCTGCTGTGCACCTTCTCATGGCCAATATCTACCTCTTTGTGCCACCCATGCTCAACCCAGTCATATACAGTATTAAGACCAGGGAGATCCGAAGGGAAATCACCAAGCTTGTAGGCTTTAGGAAGGACAATTCTGAGCCCTGGGTATAA